Within Topomyia yanbarensis strain Yona2022 chromosome 2, ASM3024719v1, whole genome shotgun sequence, the genomic segment ctcaatcgattctgtactgctccagattctgaatcaactggaagcgaaagaggttcaaggaatcttcctgcaaccggcggacacggatacgactactaaatagtcagacaacaacaattatctgacgaatatcaacaatggctccatattgctcttttgacgTGGACTATTTGATGAATGGTGcttgtaaatattataaagatattcctatataacagcgaacgactcgtttgctgaatgaagctgtttcataataagccaacgaaagtcattttgtagttttcacgaaaaactcgtaatacaaAATAAAAGAGTTTCGATGGAACTACGAAcggttcatcatatgtacgaaaaattcgtatattttatgaaagttgtttgtacgaaattaattcctagcgatttacgaatatattctattagtgtggggtcttaacactgcggctgcccaggaaagtgaaaatcgttggtttcgtggacgatgtgtcaataacggtgagacacttgaagaaatggaggtgtcggtgacggagacaatagatgcgatcgagagctggatgaacgggtcaggctgcaaatagctcactacaagacggatttGTTTTTGGACAgctactgcaaagcggttcagcggatacagatcaccatcgaagggcatgtgaatgcatcgaagcgtgcactgaagcaattgggagtgataatcgacgactgattgagcttaaacaaccacgttgattacacaagcgaaatgtcgggtctttatctagtgtttcgtcatcgatactgcgatatggggctcctgcttggggtgcggcgctgaaaaccaagtgaaaccgcgaaaagctgaacaggactcttcgactgctggtcgtacgagttgcgattgcgtaccggaggcagtatgccttgacgccgagatgattcccatctgcattaccctgacggaggatatcaagtgctacaatcgatgaaacgtcagaaacgtgaggaagatgagaatcgattcgatggtgacgtagcagcaggaatgggataatacggagaaaggaaagtggaccaaccggctcatccaatcctgtcgacgtgggtcaatagaaagcacggagagataaccttccacctgaaacagctcctaccgagccacagatgcttaaggagtatcttcatcggtgtgggtacgcaacgtcaacactgtgccgggagtgtgagaacgtcgaggagacaccggagcgtctttgaatgtccgaggtttgaagtctttgaatgtccgagcagagtctttgaatgtccgaggtttgaagggacgtgcagggagctacttaaaacgggaggaccggacatcaacccggataatgtagcctacagaattacAAGCGACGTagggacgtggaacgcagtaaacagagatatgatgtagatcagtgattctcaacctggggtccgcgggcccctagggggccgcgaagtcattgctgggagtccgcgaagagaaatatattttccgagtgcatattgaatttcaaatcttgtttcctaacaaattgaaaataacatattgatagcatacaaaatttatgtttatctgtgggggtccacagcaacccagtgtgatatctaaggggtccgtggtaagaaaaaggttgagaaccgctgatgtagatcgacaccgtcttacagcggaatggacatcgaacaacggttccgggagagcaatcaccgccagggaactctccgcaggtataagctagatccaccgccgaggactagtcgaatagactgcaacagagcagcgagtatgagtcgtcgaaacgccagcgaaccggacgtcacgctccatgcggattcgcccgaccgaccacggcacccaaccggttgttccgatagaaaaatagcgaaaaccaaagaagaatcgatattgggaaaacttttttcgccagggaactctccgttagcgtaagctagattcaccgctggggaatagactgagtagacagcgacgagacaccactagtcgcgggtcatcggcgcaccagtgcatcagataccctgcttcaccagaatcgccgaactgtcCTCGGCATCTAactgattagctcgatctcgggagaacttctctcgccggggaattctctgtcggagtaggtcaggtccatcgtcggggactagaccgagttgttcgcgaacaagtcgaggactgaatggaccatcaaggaagtagtgctaaatggcccaagaagagaactaaatggcttaaaggagtttcggtgctaaatggcaccggttacggagtcaaagggatcaagaagttgtggtactgaaaccaaataagaatcggtatcgggagaacttctttcgtctgggacctctccgtcagcttacagtcagattcaccgccgggaacgagaccgcgtggaccgcgacgatacaccaccagtcgcgccggggatccagcaaaccggatgccctactctaccggaatcgccgaactgaccgcagcacctggctggttggctcgaacttctctcgccggggaacttttcgtcggagtaggctagatctagcgTCGaaaactagaccgagtagttcgcgaaccagtcggaagctcaacgaggaagtgatactgaatggcacaagggaactgaagggctcagtaaattagacagtctgaagtttgccgcccagattgtcctcgtagaggaagagcatttattctataccaacagctagctttcctaccttgactacccaaacccgttccctgagttgttggtttttgaacatttttttctcctgctcagaatatttttgaacattttttcaaatatataaaaaaattcatatcccccccccccccgaaaaattttcttactacgccactggcaaaatgtaataaaataatagttatcaaTTATCTCTATTATCTTCgcaaaaacatgtaatatgcTTATACGATCCTGAGTAAATAAAGAGGTGATGGTAAAATTAAtagccttctgtgtgctttagttgttaaataaatttgaaagttgcaaggaaatttttgcacgcgattttctccgtttgacgtttctgttagatatgatgtaatgaaaaaacgCTCTAGAAATTGTTTGATAGCTCAATCTCACGTTACTTTCACAGTAAACGGGGAGCTACGGCTGGTAGCGTTTAAAaaagtttcaatagcctaccgatcgCCAGTATCTAGTTTAACCCGCCTACGCCTCTTCGTTCACTGGAATCTGAGACGAGACATGCAAAAAGCAACAAATCGAACGTCAGATACAGTCAGGAGGTACTGTCAAATGCAACCAGTCCGttacaaagagaatagggaaagagacgaatagtgtgaagccaaaaataccttattgagcagaccaatcgtgcaatgtaaataaacattactcatgcctgagttggaggagataagtattgtacttctatcaaaaaaagaaatttgaattttcgtcagaatttagttcaattgtgattgtaaggtgcattctagagtatatgtatgagtaaaaataagctttagatttatttcatctctttgtttcgaaatgcacatcgtttgataaacaaatccatcgatcgacatacggtttgttttcaaaatataataggagtcatttaaagtgctgcctgtagaagcggttgccaaaattctagtgttgaaatcatcataaagggagtgttgccgttttgactgattttcactcttcatctctttcactattctctttggtccGTTAAAACTATATGAGTCAAAAAGAGAGGCTATGTGAGACGAACGatggaatgaacagaaaaaagaaaaagaaaacatctatcggcTAGTCCCGTCACAGATCGCACTGAGATATAAAagtatgcatagttagcatactttctattcccgtctcttttcttctgctgtgacttttatgcattttcacttctgagtggatagaccgaatatatCCAATGCATacaatttacagcagaagaaacgagaggcagatagaaaagtatgctatcgatgcataaataaaattctgcgtgtggGATTTAGCCAAATAcaaatttctcgacaaacatatgattacggcctaaaagccaactgtcaaaatccactttgaattgaaatttcggacaaaccgttactagtcgaacacagttcataacagtttatgaaagagaaaacttttctctttttttttactaccaacatttgtgattggcgtgtaacggtttgtccggaatttccattcaaagtggattttgacagttggcttttaggccgtaatcatatgtttgtcgagatttgtattTGATTTAGCCCACTGTTATTTCGACGAGATGCTGGCGATTTTCGTTCAGTGTAACTaatattgagttctacaagatgacgacacgaatgaactcatgatgaatgaagttcatgtttgtcaattctcggtggtttgtttactttgtcagttgcgtgagttcgagtgcaacgggtgctcatctgttgcatttgcactcacgtaactcccatgtaaacaaaccaccgagaattgtcaaacgaagttcatccgactcattttgttgggttatgtcggttggtgtaaaacctaattgaaatatttcaacgaTAAATAAATATTCTTTGACATTCGATGGCTGATGACATTATTTTTTGGCTCATGTatacagagatgccagatttgcagacaagtctgcaaattggcagacttttaatttaagctgcagattttttcgatgacgcagatatttgcagattttttagtttggttgcagatatttgcagatttcttagtttggttgcagatatttgcagatttttgaatataaaggcttttggttacactagctttcctgacattttttgttcttcccagacttttaaaattattatcgcagacatttgaaaaaagtacctggcatctctgcatgTATATACACGCAGGAAACTGTAGaacattcaaattcaaattttgaatcaTTTGTCAGATGACTAAATTAGGATatgctgaaaatattttttcagataGATAATCtatagattttaaaatttttgttttcatttattgaaatatttatcaaaaggaacaaaaacaaacaataatGGGTTTTTAAAGTCAATATTTAAACCTATTGTTaagtttattgaattcaatctattttatgaaatatacaaatctttttttctgAGTGTAAATTTTGTTTGAGTATATATTTATGATTCATCGTATCGTTAACATCAGAGGCATCTCCAAAATACGTAGTGGAAGTTTGTGAAATTAAAGTTGGTCGGATACCCAATACTGTTGACACAgattccggaaccatacaattACCCTAACGTGAAACTCAGGTATTTACGATTGTTAAAATACTGCAATATTGGTTTGTGGTGTTATTCGGagtcaggtttttttttataaactcCATCAGAGCCTTTGTTCTAGGTGGCTGTCTCTAAGAGATGATTGCTTCATGTACTGTTTAGGTTGAGACTAAAGGCCCTGTCTATAGACTGTGGTTGAGACCAGGTTTAATACGCAGTCTATATCTATTTAATGGGTGCGAAATTTAGAATTTCGTCTTCCCCGCTATTTGTATTTACTGATGAgcatgtatttttttgtatttgtatgttTATTTACAATGACAGCCTGTTAATTTATTGAGTACGATAATCTGTTTAAATTGTGTATCAGGTCAAAAGATGAAGTTTAATTTACTTGTATTGTAAAAATTACAGTTTGGTTTATGTTCTATTAGATGATATAAAAGGTTTTTGAACTACCGTTCTAATTTTTAAAGCGAAATATTTGTCTTTTAAACCTTATAcctatattgtttttttttgttttatattcTGATGTCCAATTTTCTAATGCCATGtttgattattttccaaaaactcaaaaattatACTGGGAGTGAGTACCCCTATGTTAGGTTCTGTAGACATATTTTAATATCCCCTGCATCGACTTGAAAAGAATTCAGTCCGTTTCAAATTACGCGTTTCTTGCTGACGGTGTGAAAGTCATGATTCATTCAACAAACTGCTAAAGCGCCGGTTGGCTTATAATGCagattttttctttaatttgcTATCATTCATTCCCATTCAGTAGCTAATCGTGATTCATGAGTCGTTCAGTCATGTTAGGAAGTTAACATCCCCGTATTTATTATTGAACTGGGAAAATTTAGAATCTCATCACAGCCCTTATTTATGTGTTTGAAATTGAGTAGGTGATAACAGCGATTTATGATTGTTTTATCGTTCGCCTGCCGTCCTTGCCATATCTTCACTGTAATAAACCGATAAAACTAGTCTATAGGATTTTATAACGGTATCTATGGCTTataattttatatatatatatatatatatatatatatatatatatatatatatatatatatatatatatatatatatatatatatatatatatatatatatatatatatatatatatatatatatatatatatatatatatatatatatatatatatatatatatatatatatatatatatatatatatatatatatatatatatatatatatatatatatattaaatatattttaataaaacgtTAAAAATATGTAGTTGTATTTATTATGCAATAACGTTTTTAATggtaaatttttatcaaataatCGTAATGTTACGTAGCAGTTATTAATTCCACATTAcctaaatttttatcataattcGCGCATTTGCAGATCACCGAAAATGTCTCTGTATCCATCTCTCGAGGACATGCAGGTAGGAAAGATCCTACAATCACAAAGTGCTGCTGTTGCGAGTGCTGCTGCAAGTCAGCCACATTATCAAATGAACAACCACCAGGATCCTCCTCCAGCTTACACAATGAATCCATATCCACAACTGAATGAACTGCCACCGGGCCCGGTTATCACTAGCGAAAAAGAGAAGAAAGGCGAGTTCTATTATCCAGATTTAGCCGACTATATGGGTCTAGAGCTGAGCCGTGAAGTAATTGCTGCCAACATGCCAGAGTATCTTAACCGTGATGGGCGTGTCACAATGTACCAGCCGGAAGTTTTACCGATGGCAGTTGTAAACAATGCCACCATGGTAGCGCCTGTTTCCGGAGGATCGGTCGGATTGCAGCGTGTACAAGTTACCAACGGGATTCGTGAGGTAATTCAATGAACATTGATGGCCTTAGCACAGTTTTCATTCgttattttcatttcagttaatCTTATGTAAGGGACCCGATAAAAAAGTCGGACTTCGCGCACAATCAATTAATAAAGGTGTATTTGTGGCGCTTGTTGTTAAGAACAGTCCGGCTGCAATGGCTGGTCTTAGATTTGGAGATCAAATCCTTCAGATTAATGGGACGCTGGTTGCTGGATATTCCGTTGATGATGTCCACAAGCTGTTGAAAAAGAGcgataagaataacatttcgcTTGTGGTTAGAGATCGTCCTTTTGAACGAGCAGTTACGCTCCACAAAGACTCTGCAGGTCACCTTGGATTCCAGTTCAACAATGGTAAAATAACTGCCATCGTACAAGGTTCGTCAGCGGCACGGAATGGGCTTTTAATTGAACACCAAATTCTGGAAGTGAACGGACAGAATGTTATAGGCGTTAAAGATAAGGAGATAACGCAGCTCATAAATGAAGGCGGTACGATCATAACTTTGACTATTATACCGTGTATCATTCATGGCGTAATGATGAATAAGCTTCCAACTTCATTTATTAAAAGCAAAATGGACCATTCGGTACCGGATTTCTAAGAATGATTATGTGAATTTCGTTGTTGCCAAACTGATTTACTTCCATTTTCATATTAAGCGCATATTATTATACTATTGTCAAATATGTTAAACTTTTAAAGAACATAATAACCGGAAATGCACTAAACTGATTGAAGCACATTTTGTGTAGGAATGAGCAACTTTTTATTAGGATATGCTGGATTTTGATAGGCATATTATAATAGAAATTGTGCAAATTATCTCAATAAGTCCACTCGTTATATCTTATTggatgtaaaaaaaaacaaaataaatagaaCCAAATCATCAATTAGAAAATCATTTGTATTCCTTGAACTATATTGAACGACAATCAATCGAGAGAGTGATTCGATTAAACCACATTCTCACCAGCGATCCGTCGTTTAGCAGAACAAGGCTGATAGTTTGAAGACCTTTTCGAGATTGGTCGGCCACCGTTTGGTTATGGTACTTGTGATTGGTGACTTGTACTTGATTcattaagggaccattcataaattacacgcCACggaaaaaactacctaaaattgagtattttgactcaatctcgtggtatcgtgcaggaaggtaaaattaggtaaaccgtgttgaaggtagttgccatttaactacggcaaaaataataactcaaccttgagtttaatttactttaagttgaatttacctaattttgagtataccccaaacaactcaaaagtaccttactgcacggaagacctcgactgagtcgaatctctcgttttgtttttgacaacactaataagtgcgaaagcgacgcacagctcaaaaatacctaaatttaagttaaaagaacttattctgtaggttattttatggTTGCGTGTACGTAACGCGCTTAGGGAGGGGGCGGATGGGGAACGACAAGCTGTGACATAAGGgcgagggggagtaagctagatcgttacgtaacatgtttttagcaaacaaaaaaaaatatttcgaagaattatttctttgaaatatttttttttgtttactaaaatttttcatattttttaataattatatgTTTAAGCGAAATATTCCTGGTTTGAAATAATgtcattgaattttttctcataattataatcacttaataacgatactccccacgcattcgagcattgttattcttcgtgtcCGATAGGTATAGACATTTTGAGTGTTCGatacagggttgccaaaattaaatctgtgtttttgtcctaaaaaatcttttcatctgtatttactattcgaaaaatctgtgtcgatatctgtatcgaatcagttgagtcgtttaaccttttgctggattatctatcgaaAATATTAATTCTtgtggtttaaatcagtcaagggtaattgttccgaatcgcggctttttcgaaaagagggttaatttcttttggaaatggttctaaatggcctattttataacaagcaatgaaaaaaattcggggggaaagctttaaagtagtttaaactggaaaaataagttgttcccacttaccttactaacaatggcattgctcatgagaaagtgacgttaagggtgaagcgatgtggcgtagtcaCATTCGGCACTGACAACATTTAATTGTTGTAAATGAATACTatcctattgttactaaataaaacattgttaatgcctaatgtggctacgccacatcgctttttgtCATGCTAGTACTCAAACTAGGGATAGCcgctatgtttgagtataccgggcaaacgagtggattacaggtttgattgcagatcaaaaccacctcgtccgtcggtttctcagcggctttgcgccgcttcaaatccttggactcgactatgcggtaaagccgcatcacactaccttcatccttaacgtcactttctcatgaGCAATGCCATTGTTAGATAGATAAGtgggaacaacttatt encodes:
- the LOC131682248 gene encoding syntenin-1-like yields the protein MSLYPSLEDMQVGKILQSQSAAVASAAASQPHYQMNNHQDPPPAYTMNPYPQLNELPPGPVITSEKEKKGEFYYPDLADYMGLELSREVIAANMPEYLNRDGRVTMYQPEVLPMAVVNNATMVAPVSGGSVGLQRVQVTNGIRELILCKGPDKKVGLRAQSINKGVFVALVVKNSPAAMAGLRFGDQILQINGTLVAGYSVDDVHKLLKKSDKNNISLVVRDRPFERAVTLHKDSAGHLGFQFNNGKITAIVQGSSAARNGLLIEHQILEVNGQNVIGVKDKEITQLINEGGTIITLTIIPCIIHGVMMNKLPTSFIKSKMDHSVPDF